The nucleotide window GCAGGAGCCGGTGCTATTCCACCGCTCGCTTGCCGAGAACATCGCTTACGCACGGCCTGGCGCCACGCACGCCGAAATCGAGCGCGCGGCGAAGCTTGCGAGCGCCCACGACTTCATCATGGCGCTCCCGCACGGCTACGACACGCTCGTGGGCGAACGCGGCGTGAAGCTCTCGGGCGGCGAGCGCCAGCGCGTCGCGATCGCGCGCGCGTTCCTCGCGAATGCGCCGATCCTGATTTTCGACGAAGCGACCTCGAGCCTCGACAGCGAAAGCGAAGTGCTGATTCAGCAAGCCATGGAGCGACTCATGGAAGGCCGTACGACCGTGGTCGTCGCACACCGGCTTTCGACCGTGCGCGCGCTCGACCGGCTGCTGGTGCTCGAGCGCGGACGCGTAGCGGAGGAAGGCACGCACGACGCGCTCGTGCGTCGCGAGAACGGCCTGTACCGGCGCCTGTTCGAGCGTCAGGCGCTGGAACTGACGAAGGGGCTCGCCGACGACGTGATCCTGCGCTGAAGCGACTCGCCTTCGCGCTCGCGCCCTCCCGCCGCGAGCCGGCTCAGGCGGGAACGGCGCGCACGTGCGGCGTGATGCGCGCGAGCACCTCGGCAAGCGCCTCACTCGCGATTTCAGTGTCGAAGTGGGCCTGCAATTCCATCCAGCTGCGCGCGTCGGTGCCGAAATAGACCGCGAGGCGCACTGCCGTGTCCGCCGTGATGGCGCGCTTGCCGAGCACGATCTCGTTGATACGGCGCGGCGGAACGCCGATCGCCTTCGCGAGCGCGTACTGGCTGAGGCCCATCGGCTTGAGCCACTCTTCGTTCAAAATCTCGCCCGGTGTGGCAAGCGGTACTTCACGTGCCATGGTTTTGCTCCTCAGTGATAGTCCACGATGCGTACGTCCGATGCCTCGCCGCACGCGAAATGAAAACAGATTCGCCATTGCGCATTGATGCGGATGCTGTACCAGCCTTCCATCTCCGCGCAGAGGCTCTCCAGCCGGTTGCCCGGCGGCGCCCTCAGGAACGCAAGCGTGGCAGCCGCATGGATCTGCTGGAGCTTGCGCATCGCGACCGCTTCAATGGCGACGAAACGGGCAACGCGTTGCCCGGCAAAAAGCGCCGCGGTATCGCGGCAGGCAAAGGAGGTAATCGTCATGGATAGTAACGCATCACGTTAATAACGTCAAACGTTACTAGCGTGGAATATGGGCGATTCGTCCGCCAGTCGGCCGTTCGGCCAACATCGGCAGGCGCCCGCCCCCGCCCCGGCACACCAGAAGACAGGGCCACCGGGCAAAAGGCGCTGCGCCGTCCCGCGTTCTGGGCGACGCGCCCGCCCGCGTGGCGTAAAATGTGGCCTTTCCAGCCAAAATCGCAGCCAGAATCCCAACATGACGCTCGCCTCCACCCCTGAGATCATCGCCGAGCTCAAAGCCGGCAGGATGGTCATCCTCGTCGACGAAGAAGACCGGGAAAACGAGGGCGACCTCGTCATCGCTGCGGAGTTCGTCACGCCTGAAGCCATCAACTTCATGGCGAAGTACGGCCGCGGGCTGATCTGCCTCACGCTCACCCAGGAGCGCTGCAAGCTGCTCAACCTGCCGCTTATGACCTACCGCAACGGCACGCAGTACGGCACGGCGTTCACGGTCAGCATCGAGGCCGCTGAAGGCGTCACGACCGGCATTTCCGCCGCCGACCGCGCCCGCACGATCCAGGCCGCCGTCGCGCACGACGCGCGCGCCGAGCACATCGTGCAGCCCGGCCACGTGTTCCCGATCATGGCGCAGCCGGGCGGCGTGCTCGTGCGCGCGGGCCACACCGAAGCGGGCTGCGACTTCACGGCGCTCGCGGGACTTACGCCTGCCTCGGTGATCTGCGAGGTCATCAAGGACGACGGCACGATGGCGCGCCTGCCCGACCTCATGGAGTTCGCGCAGGAGCACGGCCTGAAGGTCGGCACCATCGCCGACCTGATCCACTATCGCAGCCGCACCGAATCGATCGTCGAGCGCGTGGCCGAGCGCATCATGCAAACCGCGCATGGTCCGTTCCGCGCGGTCATGTACGTCGACCACCCCACGCGCACGCCGCACATCGCGCTCGTGCGCGGCACGCCCAAGCCTGGCGTCGATACGCCCGTGCGCGTGCACGAGCCGCTCTCGGTGCTGGACCTGCTCGAAACGGGCTCGTCCACGCACTCGTGGACGCTCGACGCCGCCATGCGCGAGATCGCGTCGCGCGACGTGGGCGTGATCGTCATGCTCAACTGCGGCGAACCCAAGGAACATCTGATCGACGTCTTCAAGGCGTTCGATCAGAAAGAGCGCGCGGAGGCGCTCGCCCGCCGGCCCGTGGACTTCAAGACCTACGGCATCGGCGCGCAGATCCTGCGTGAACTCGGCGTGGGCCGCATGCAGGTGCTCTCGAAGCCGCGCCGTCTCGGCAGCATGTCGGGCTACGGTCTCGAAGTCACCGGCTTCGTGCCGATGCCCGGCGGCAACGCGGAAGCGCCCTGCCCGCCGGAAGCCTCTGATCCTGCCTCGTCGCGCGCCTGAAGTCGCATCGCACACTTTTCACGCGTCACCACGCTCAATCGAACTTACGGACACCACATGGAAATCGGACAATACCAACCGAACCTCGACGGCGACGGACTGCGCATCGGCATCGTCCAGTCGCGCTTTAACGAACCCGTCTGCAACGGCCTCGCCGACGCCTGCATCGAAGAACTCGAACGCCTGGGCGTGACGGGCGAAGACGTGCTGCTCGTCACGGTGCCGGGCGCACTCGAAATCCCGCTCGCATTGCAAAAGCTCGCCGAAAGCGGCCAGTTCGACGCCCTGATCGCGCTCGGCGCGGTGGTACGCGGCGAAACGTACCACTTCGAGCTCGTCTCGAACGAAAGCGGCTCGGGCATCTCACGCGTCTCGCTCGACTTCAACGTGCCTATCGCGAATGCCGTGCTCACCACCGAAAACGACGAGCAGGCCGTCGCCCGCATGACCGAAAAGGGTCGTGACGCCGCGCGTGTCGCCGTCGAAATGGCGAACCTGACGGTAGCGTTGGAGCAGCTCGACGGCGGCGACGACGACGAAGAAGATGAGGAAGACGAAGAGGAACAGCAATGAAGAGCGCGCGCCGCCGCTCCCGCGAACTGGCCACGCAGGGGTTGTATCAGTGGCTGCTGTCGGGTGTGCCCGCCGGTGAGATCGACGCGCAGCTGCGCGGTTCGCAGGGCTATGACAAGGCCGATCACGAGCATCTAGACGCGATCCTGCACGGCGTCATCCGCGAGTCGGACGAACTGTCCGCCTCCATCACGCCGTGCCTCGACCGTCCGATCGAGCAGCTTTCGCCGGTCGAACGCGCGGTGCTGCTCGTCGCGACCTACGAGTTCAAGCATCACGTCGACATTCCGTATCGCGTCGTGATCAACGAGGCGGTCGAACTCACGAAGACCTTTGGCGGCTCGGACGGCTACAAGTACGTGAACGGCGTGCTCGACAAGCTCGCGGCGCAATTGCGCGCCACCGAAGCGCAAAACGCACGCAAGTCGTAAGAACGCGCGCCGCCGGGGCAAGCGGGTGCGCCTGAGCGCCCTGCCCCGCGTGCCGCGTGATCTGCCAGCACTGGAAATACCCGCATGAACACCGTTGCCGAACCGCTGCTGCGGCTAGCCGCGCGCGTCGACGAGATCCAGCCTTTCTACGTCATGGAACTGGCGAAGGAAGCCGCGAAGCTTGAGCACGCTGGACGCGACATCATCCACATGGGTATCGGCGAGCCGGACTTCACGGCGCCCGAGCCCGTAGTCGAGGCCGCCGCCGCCGCGCTGCGCCGCGGCGTCACCCAATACACGAGCGCACTCGGTATCCACGCGCTGCGCGAGGCGATCGCCGCGCACTACCAGCACGCGTACGGCCTGACGGTCGATCCCGCGCGCATCGTCGTGACGGCGGGTGCATCCGCTGCGCTCTTGCTCGCGTGCACGGCGCTCGTCGACCGCGACGACGAAGTGCTGATGCCCGACCCCTGCTATCCGTGCAACCGGCACTTCGTGGCCGCCGCGGAAGGCAAGCCCGTGCTCGTGCCGAGCGGCCCGCAAGCGCGCTACCAGCTCACCGCCGCCGATGTCGAGCGCCTGTGGTCGCCGCGCACACGCGGCGTGCTGCTCGCCTCGCCGTCGAACCCCACCGGCACGTCGATCGAGCCCGACGAACTCAAGCGCATCGTGCAAACCGTACGCGTGCGCGGCGGCTTCACGATCGTCGACGAGATCTATCAGGGGCTTTCGTACGATGCACCGCCCGTCTCCGCGCTTTCGTTCGGCGACGACGTGGTGACCGTCAACAGCTTCTCGAAGTACTTCAACATGACCGGCTGGCGCCTGGGCTGGCTCGTGGTGCCGCCCTCGCTCACTGGTGCGTTCGAGAAATTGGCGCAGAACCTGTTCATCTGCGCGTCGGCGCTCGCGCAGCATGCCGCGCTCGCCTGCTTCGAGCCGGACACGCTCAAGCTCTACGAAGCGCGCCGGCTGGAATTCAAGCGCCGCCGCGACT belongs to Paraburkholderia flagellata and includes:
- a CDS encoding HigA family addiction module antitoxin, with the translated sequence MAREVPLATPGEILNEEWLKPMGLSQYALAKAIGVPPRRINEIVLGKRAITADTAVRLAVYFGTDARSWMELQAHFDTEIASEALAEVLARITPHVRAVPA
- a CDS encoding type II toxin-antitoxin system RelE/ParE family toxin, coding for MTITSFACRDTAALFAGQRVARFVAIEAVAMRKLQQIHAAATLAFLRAPPGNRLESLCAEMEGWYSIRINAQWRICFHFACGEASDVRIVDYH
- the ribBA gene encoding bifunctional 3,4-dihydroxy-2-butanone-4-phosphate synthase/GTP cyclohydrolase II, which codes for MTLASTPEIIAELKAGRMVILVDEEDRENEGDLVIAAEFVTPEAINFMAKYGRGLICLTLTQERCKLLNLPLMTYRNGTQYGTAFTVSIEAAEGVTTGISAADRARTIQAAVAHDARAEHIVQPGHVFPIMAQPGGVLVRAGHTEAGCDFTALAGLTPASVICEVIKDDGTMARLPDLMEFAQEHGLKVGTIADLIHYRSRTESIVERVAERIMQTAHGPFRAVMYVDHPTRTPHIALVRGTPKPGVDTPVRVHEPLSVLDLLETGSSTHSWTLDAAMREIASRDVGVIVMLNCGEPKEHLIDVFKAFDQKERAEALARRPVDFKTYGIGAQILRELGVGRMQVLSKPRRLGSMSGYGLEVTGFVPMPGGNAEAPCPPEASDPASSRA
- the ribH gene encoding 6,7-dimethyl-8-ribityllumazine synthase, with the translated sequence MEIGQYQPNLDGDGLRIGIVQSRFNEPVCNGLADACIEELERLGVTGEDVLLVTVPGALEIPLALQKLAESGQFDALIALGAVVRGETYHFELVSNESGSGISRVSLDFNVPIANAVLTTENDEQAVARMTEKGRDAARVAVEMANLTVALEQLDGGDDDEEDEEDEEEQQ
- the nusB gene encoding transcription antitermination factor NusB, with the protein product MKSARRRSRELATQGLYQWLLSGVPAGEIDAQLRGSQGYDKADHEHLDAILHGVIRESDELSASITPCLDRPIEQLSPVERAVLLVATYEFKHHVDIPYRVVINEAVELTKTFGGSDGYKYVNGVLDKLAAQLRATEAQNARKS
- a CDS encoding pyridoxal phosphate-dependent aminotransferase; this encodes MNTVAEPLLRLAARVDEIQPFYVMELAKEAAKLEHAGRDIIHMGIGEPDFTAPEPVVEAAAAALRRGVTQYTSALGIHALREAIAAHYQHAYGLTVDPARIVVTAGASAALLLACTALVDRDDEVLMPDPCYPCNRHFVAAAEGKPVLVPSGPQARYQLTAADVERLWSPRTRGVLLASPSNPTGTSIEPDELKRIVQTVRVRGGFTIVDEIYQGLSYDAPPVSALSFGDDVVTVNSFSKYFNMTGWRLGWLVVPPSLTGAFEKLAQNLFICASALAQHAALACFEPDTLKLYEARRLEFKRRRDFIAPALESLGFTVPVMPDGAFYVYADCSNVTHPAAGDSDALTRAMLHDAGTVMVPGMDFGVAAPRQYVRLSYATAYERLEEAVDRLHTFFGR